A single window of Luteipulveratus halotolerans DNA harbors:
- the rpmB gene encoding 50S ribosomal protein L28 → MAANCDVCGKGPSFGHNISHSHRRTKRRWNPNIQRVRALVGDAGTTPKRLNVCTSCLKAGKVKR, encoded by the coding sequence GTGGCTGCCAACTGCGACGTCTGCGGCAAGGGACCGAGCTTCGGTCACAACATCTCGCACTCGCACCGCCGCACCAAGCGCCGCTGGAACCCCAACATCCAGCGCGTCCGTGCGCTGGTCGGTGACGCCGGCACGACGCCCAAGCGTCTCAACGTGTGCACCTCCTGCCTCAAGGCGGGCAAGGTCAAGCGCTGA
- a CDS encoding class I SAM-dependent methyltransferase: MTPPTAYTHGHADSVLRSHRWRTADNSCAYLLPHLRAGTSLLDVGSGPATITADLGRVIAPGALTALEMNDEAAALSRAELDRQGVAATVLTGDAHDIDLPDDAVDASHAHQVLQHVADPVQVLREMARVTRPGGVIGVRDSDYTAFTWWPRVPALDEWLRLYLLAARANGGEPDAGRRLLSWAHAAGLHDLEAGSSTWCFATPDDRAWWGGMWADRILDSALARQLLEDGHTDHAGLQRISDGWREWAAHPDGWFSILHGELVIRV, from the coding sequence GTGACACCGCCCACGGCCTACACCCACGGCCACGCCGACAGCGTGCTGCGCTCGCACCGCTGGCGTACGGCCGACAACTCCTGCGCCTACCTGCTCCCCCACCTACGTGCCGGCACGAGCCTGCTCGACGTGGGCTCCGGCCCGGCCACCATCACCGCCGACCTGGGCCGCGTCATCGCTCCGGGGGCGCTCACGGCACTGGAGATGAACGACGAGGCCGCAGCGCTCTCCCGTGCCGAGCTGGACCGGCAAGGTGTCGCGGCCACCGTCCTCACCGGCGACGCCCACGACATCGACCTGCCCGACGACGCGGTCGACGCCAGCCACGCCCACCAGGTCCTGCAGCACGTCGCCGACCCGGTGCAGGTCCTGCGCGAGATGGCGCGGGTGACCAGGCCGGGCGGTGTGATCGGCGTTCGTGACAGCGACTACACCGCGTTCACGTGGTGGCCGCGCGTGCCGGCGCTCGATGAGTGGCTGCGCCTCTATCTCCTCGCCGCCCGGGCCAACGGCGGTGAGCCCGACGCCGGACGCCGGCTGCTCTCGTGGGCCCACGCGGCCGGGCTGCACGACCTCGAGGCGGGGTCGAGCACGTGGTGCTTCGCCACACCGGACGACCGCGCCTGGTGGGGCGGCATGTGGGCCGACCGCATCCTCGACTCGGCTCTCGCACGCCAGCTGCTCGAGGACGGCCACACCGACCACGCGGGCCTGCAACGCATCTCGGACGGGTGGCGCGAGTGGGCCGCACACCCTGACGGCTGGTTCAGCATCCTGCACGGCGAGCTGGTCATCCGCGTCTGA
- a CDS encoding snapalysin family zinc-dependent metalloprotease gives MRKTATAAVAVLTGALAVGASAGSGAATVQSAPTTVAAGHSAYTPGSGDNAQNDRLRAQLQKALAQQGLQATQGKVRAATTVYYSVADAPTYASVIRQGASIWNSSVSNVKLVENSSAATLDYREGNDSRGSYAYTDGHGSGYIFFDHTQMGQYAQVRVAAHETGHALGLPDHYEGPCSELMSGGGPGPSCTNAQPNSTEISQVNSLWANGFAKAPQKSVVNTAPKVLVH, from the coding sequence ATGAGGAAGACCGCAACCGCCGCTGTCGCCGTACTCACCGGAGCGCTCGCCGTGGGCGCGTCCGCCGGCTCCGGCGCAGCGACCGTGCAGTCCGCTCCCACCACCGTGGCGGCCGGCCACTCGGCCTACACGCCGGGATCGGGTGACAACGCCCAGAACGACCGGCTGCGTGCCCAGCTGCAGAAGGCGCTCGCGCAGCAGGGCCTGCAGGCGACGCAGGGCAAGGTGCGTGCCGCGACGACGGTCTACTACTCGGTCGCCGACGCGCCGACGTACGCCTCGGTGATCCGTCAGGGCGCCTCGATCTGGAACAGCAGCGTCAGCAACGTCAAGCTCGTCGAGAACAGCTCGGCGGCGACGCTGGACTACCGCGAGGGCAACGACTCGCGCGGGTCGTACGCCTACACCGACGGCCACGGCAGCGGCTACATCTTCTTCGACCACACCCAGATGGGTCAGTACGCCCAGGTGCGCGTCGCCGCCCACGAGACCGGCCACGCGCTCGGCCTGCCCGACCACTACGAGGGTCCGTGCAGCGAGCTGATGTCCGGCGGCGGCCCCGGCCCGTCCTGCACCAACGCTCAGCCCAACTCGACCGAGATCTCGCAGGTCAACTCGTTGTGGGCCAACGGTTTTGCCAAGGCTCCGCAGAAGTCGGTCGTCAACACCGCACCCAAGGTGCTCGTGCACTGA
- a CDS encoding sodium:solute symporter family protein yields the protein MDTSALRLDAGPIDYLLVAIYFAFVLGIGYVARRQVSTSLDFFLSGRSLPAWVTGLAFIAANLGAVEIMGMSANGAQFGMATMHYFWIGAVPAMLFLGVVMMPFYYGSGVRSVPEFMRRRFGTGAHLVNAISFAVAQVLIAGVNLYLLATIVNVMLGWPLWVSTIAAAVIVLSYTALGGLSAAIYNEVLQFFVIVAALAPLTIIALHKIGGWDGLVDKVTASPGGDENLQSWPGTGLTGIETPWLSVVGIVFGLGFVLSFGYWTTNFVEVQRAMASKSISSARRSPIIGAFPKMFIPFIVVVPGIIAAIIIPELAQYKQQGAPESSSVKYNDAIIYLIRDLLPNGMLGVAIAGLLASFMAGMAANISAFNTVFSYDIWEQYVGKGREDGYYLKVGRIMTVVATVIAIGTAAIASGYSNLMDYLQTLFGFFNAPLFATFILGMFWKRMSATAGWAGLVSGTAAAVVVALLSKDSLGELSTGALNLSGQGASFAAAGAAFVVDILVSVVVTMFTRPREESELRGLVYSLTPKEDFEDEESKGLPWYQSPVKLAAIGLVLVIALNVIFH from the coding sequence ATGGACACCAGTGCGTTACGGCTCGACGCCGGACCCATTGACTATCTCCTCGTCGCGATCTACTTCGCGTTCGTGCTCGGCATCGGGTACGTCGCTCGCCGTCAGGTCTCCACGAGCCTCGACTTCTTCCTGTCGGGTCGGTCGCTGCCTGCCTGGGTGACCGGTCTGGCGTTCATCGCGGCCAACCTCGGCGCCGTCGAGATCATGGGCATGTCCGCCAACGGTGCGCAGTTCGGCATGGCGACGATGCACTACTTCTGGATCGGTGCCGTCCCGGCGATGCTGTTCCTCGGTGTCGTGATGATGCCGTTCTACTACGGCTCCGGCGTACGCAGCGTGCCCGAGTTCATGCGGCGCCGGTTCGGCACCGGCGCCCACCTGGTCAACGCGATCAGCTTCGCGGTCGCCCAGGTGCTCATCGCCGGCGTCAACCTCTACCTGCTCGCGACGATCGTCAACGTCATGCTCGGCTGGCCCCTGTGGGTGTCGACCATCGCTGCAGCCGTGATCGTGCTGTCCTACACCGCCCTCGGTGGCCTGTCAGCGGCGATCTACAACGAGGTCCTGCAGTTCTTCGTGATCGTGGCCGCGCTCGCGCCGCTGACGATCATCGCGCTGCACAAGATCGGCGGCTGGGACGGCCTGGTCGACAAGGTGACGGCGAGCCCGGGTGGCGACGAGAACCTGCAGTCCTGGCCCGGCACCGGCCTGACCGGCATCGAGACGCCGTGGCTGTCGGTCGTCGGCATCGTCTTCGGCCTCGGCTTCGTGCTGAGCTTCGGCTACTGGACGACCAACTTCGTCGAGGTGCAGCGCGCCATGGCGTCCAAGTCGATCTCCTCGGCGCGGCGCTCGCCGATCATCGGCGCCTTCCCGAAGATGTTCATCCCGTTCATCGTCGTGGTGCCCGGCATCATCGCGGCGATCATCATCCCCGAGCTCGCCCAGTACAAGCAGCAGGGCGCCCCCGAGAGCAGCTCGGTGAAGTACAACGACGCGATCATCTACCTGATCCGCGACCTGCTGCCCAACGGCATGCTCGGCGTCGCGATCGCCGGACTGCTCGCATCCTTCATGGCCGGTATGGCGGCCAACATCTCGGCGTTCAACACGGTGTTCTCCTACGACATCTGGGAGCAGTACGTCGGCAAGGGTCGCGAGGACGGCTACTACCTCAAGGTCGGCCGCATCATGACGGTCGTCGCGACGGTCATCGCCATCGGCACCGCGGCGATCGCCTCCGGCTACAGCAACCTGATGGACTACCTGCAGACGCTGTTCGGGTTCTTCAACGCCCCGCTGTTCGCGACATTCATCCTCGGAATGTTCTGGAAGCGGATGTCGGCGACCGCCGGTTGGGCGGGCCTGGTGTCCGGTACGGCGGCCGCGGTCGTGGTCGCGCTGCTCAGCAAGGACTCGCTGGGTGAGCTCAGCACCGGTGCGCTCAACCTGTCCGGTCAGGGAGCGAGCTTCGCCGCGGCCGGTGCGGCGTTCGTGGTCGACATCCTGGTGAGCGTCGTCGTCACGATGTTCACCAGACCCCGCGAGGAGTCCGAGCTGCGTGGCCTGGTCTACAGCCTGACGCCCAAGGAGGACTTCGAGGACGAGGAGTCCAAGGGCCTGCCGTGGTACCAGTCGCCGGTCAAGCTCGCGGCGATCGGCCTGGTGCTGGTCATCGCCCTCAACGTCATCTTCCACTGA
- a CDS encoding thiamine-phosphate kinase, whose translation MTSSRTPQPGPRLSDISEERLLREILPVLPSGPAVLLGPGDDTALVRARTGAVLATTDAMVRGRDWLDEWSTAEDVGRKLVAQNAADIAAMGGHTTALLVTLVADPQTPVAWARDMARGLGAAAAEAGVAVVGGDLSSAPAGTLMVSVTALGDADTAPVLRSGARVGDQVAVSGTLGWSAAGLLLLQRDSAESGPDQVTWHRRPRPAYDQGPAAAAHGATAMLDISDGLVRDAGRIASASGVAVELQGSLLRDDVDALTPVVGDDARACVLTGGEEHSLLACFPEGELPAGWRRIGDVRTGVGVRVDGAAVAGGGWDHFERPAESEEPPPLHQE comes from the coding sequence GTGACCAGTAGTCGGACGCCGCAGCCGGGGCCACGCCTGAGTGACATCAGCGAGGAGCGCCTGCTGCGCGAGATCCTTCCGGTTCTGCCCTCCGGGCCCGCTGTCCTGCTCGGCCCGGGCGACGACACGGCGCTCGTACGAGCGCGTACGGGCGCGGTGCTCGCGACGACCGACGCCATGGTGCGCGGTCGTGACTGGCTCGACGAGTGGTCCACCGCCGAGGACGTCGGCCGCAAGCTCGTCGCCCAGAACGCCGCCGACATCGCGGCCATGGGCGGTCACACCACAGCACTGCTCGTCACGCTGGTGGCCGACCCGCAGACCCCTGTGGCCTGGGCGCGAGACATGGCACGCGGGCTGGGCGCGGCAGCGGCCGAGGCCGGTGTCGCGGTCGTCGGCGGTGACCTCTCGTCCGCCCCCGCAGGCACCCTGATGGTGTCGGTGACTGCACTCGGAGATGCCGACACCGCACCGGTGCTGAGGTCAGGGGCCCGCGTCGGCGACCAGGTCGCGGTGTCCGGGACGCTCGGCTGGTCAGCGGCGGGTCTGCTTCTCCTGCAACGGGATTCGGCAGAGTCCGGGCCAGATCAGGTGACGTGGCACCGTCGGCCGCGGCCGGCGTACGACCAGGGCCCGGCGGCGGCAGCCCACGGCGCGACCGCGATGCTCGACATCTCCGACGGGCTCGTCCGCGACGCCGGACGTATCGCGAGCGCCAGCGGTGTGGCCGTCGAGCTGCAGGGCTCGCTGCTGCGTGACGACGTCGACGCGCTCACGCCGGTCGTGGGTGACGACGCCCGCGCGTGTGTGCTCACCGGGGGCGAGGAGCACTCGTTGCTCGCCTGCTTCCCCGAGGGTGAGCTGCCGGCCGGATGGCGCCGAATCGGTGACGTACGAACAGGAGTCGGTGTGCGCGTCGACGGCGCGGCGGTCGCAGGTGGGGGTTGGGACCACTTCGAGCGACCGGCCGAGTCGGAAGAGCCACCGCCGCTTCATCAGGAGTAG
- a CDS encoding Lrp/AsnC family transcriptional regulator, with protein sequence MVQAYILIQTDVGKAQSVAADVAAIDGVTLSEDVTGPYDVIARIEAKTVDDLGKLVIAKIQDVAGITRTLTCTIVHV encoded by the coding sequence GTGGTTCAGGCCTACATCCTTATCCAGACCGATGTCGGCAAGGCACAGTCCGTCGCTGCCGATGTCGCCGCGATCGACGGGGTGACCCTGTCCGAGGACGTCACCGGCCCGTACGACGTCATCGCCCGCATCGAGGCCAAGACGGTCGACGACCTCGGCAAGCTCGTGATCGCCAAGATCCAGGACGTCGCGGGCATCACGCGGACCCTCACGTGCACGATCGTCCACGTCTGA